One stretch of Caldinitratiruptor microaerophilus DNA includes these proteins:
- a CDS encoding S-layer homology domain-containing protein, with product MEGLAIRRLQAYGIVTGSRGDGGDLRLQELITRAELAKLLVVGSGWRSPPPAAEPGAATAADPAPSTDVTGAPAQGPPNVTLPPDVIGHWAEPYVAAAWRAGILAGYPDGRFNPAAPPTYGEVATALARALGLSPVAQLSWPQNYVEALRKAGGIPPGLPVEALQGAPAVRGPVFLLTDYALAHVRDATGRTTYQRVHDSEPPVIEWIEQPPARTREDTLTLQGRVAGGFRVWVGGEEVPLDPDGRFSASVALQAGPNRVQVVAVDLAGNRTEQTVTVTRS from the coding sequence TTGGAGGGGCTGGCCATACGGCGCCTGCAGGCGTACGGCATCGTCACCGGCAGTCGCGGCGATGGTGGGGACCTGCGCCTGCAGGAACTCATCACGCGCGCCGAGCTGGCCAAGCTGCTCGTGGTGGGGAGCGGGTGGAGGAGCCCGCCGCCGGCGGCGGAACCCGGGGCAGCGACGGCCGCAGACCCTGCGCCGTCGACGGATGTGACCGGCGCGCCGGCGCAGGGGCCCCCGAACGTCACCCTTCCGCCAGACGTGATCGGGCACTGGGCGGAACCGTACGTGGCGGCGGCCTGGCGTGCCGGAATCCTCGCCGGCTACCCGGACGGGCGGTTCAACCCTGCCGCTCCGCCCACGTACGGGGAGGTCGCCACCGCCCTGGCCCGGGCGCTGGGGCTCAGCCCGGTCGCACAGTTGTCCTGGCCGCAGAACTACGTCGAGGCGCTCCGCAAGGCCGGCGGCATTCCGCCCGGGCTGCCGGTGGAGGCTCTGCAGGGCGCGCCGGCGGTGAGGGGACCGGTATTCCTTCTGACGGACTACGCCCTTGCCCATGTTCGGGATGCGACCGGCCGCACGACGTACCAGCGGGTGCACGACTCCGAGCCGCCTGTCATCGAGTGGATCGAGCAACCGCCGGCGCGGACGCGGGAGGACACTCTGACCCTCCAGGGCCGGGTGGCCGGAGGCTTCCGGGTCTGGGTCGGGGGCGAGGAGGTCCCGCTCGACCCGGACGGCCGTTTCTCGGCCAGTGTCGCGCTTCAGGCAGGGCCTAACCGGGTGCAGGTGGTGGCGGTCGACCTGGCCGGCAACCGGACGGAACAGACCGTGACGGTGACCCGGTCCTAG